From the genome of Nicotiana sylvestris chromosome 2, ASM39365v2, whole genome shotgun sequence, one region includes:
- the LOC138885978 gene encoding uncharacterized protein produces MSILDACHCSPYGDHHGRARTTSKVLSCGFYWPTLYNDACELVKRCDECQRAVGISKKDEIPLTTILEVDIFDVWGIYFMGPFVSSCGNTYILVAVGYVSKWVEAVDLPNNEAQSVVAFLKKNIFTRFGTPRAIISDGGSHFCNKAFDTLLAKYDHKVSTLIILRLVGKLRSPTGRLRAYCQRLSMQLGLTANLWMETLNELDEFRFHAYSNTSLYKDKIKYLHDKYDRSKEFKEGDLVLLFNSRLRLFPEKLKSKWSGSFEVVLVTLFGDLDLKNKNGEIFSVNGHRVKHYLGKFDDSHVVAMIHLK; encoded by the exons ATGAGTATTCTGGATGCTTGTCATTGCTCTCCCTACGGTGATCATCATGGTAGGGCGAGGACAACTTCAAAGGTGCTTAGCtgtggtttttattggcctacaTTGTATAATGATGCGTGTGagcttgtgaagagatgtgatgagtgtcagagagcagttggaatttcaaagaaggatgaaattcctctcaccactattcttgaggttgacatatttgacGTGTGGGGCATTTACTTCATGGGACCTTTTGTGAGTTCATGTGGCAACACATACATTCTGGTGGCAGTTGGCTATgtttccaaatgggttgaggccgtgGATTTACCCAACAACGAGGCCCAGAGTGTGGTGGCTTTTCTTAAGAAGAATATctttactcggtttggcactcctagagcaatcatcagtgatgggggttctcatttctgcaataaggcatttgacactttgcttgcaaagtatgatcACAAGGTTTCaacccttatcatcctcaggctagtgggcaagttgaggtctccaacagggagattaagagcatattgtcaaagactcTCAATGCAATTAGGACTGACTG CAAATCTCTGGATGGAGACactcaatgagcttgatgagttccggttTCATGCCTATTCCAACACATCTTTATATAAGGACAAGATtaagtacttacatgacaagtaTGACCGTAGCAAGGAATTCAAGGAAGGTGACTTGGTTCTAttattcaactcccggttacgacTGTTCCCTgaaaagctcaagtcaaaatggagtggatcTTTTGAGGTGGTGCTTGTAACTCTGTTTGGTGatcttgatttgaaaaataaaaatggtgaaatcttcAGTGTTAATGGGCATAGAgtgaagcactatcttggcaagtttgatgatagccacgtggtggcaatgatccatctcaaatga